A stretch of the bacterium genome encodes the following:
- a CDS encoding PDZ domain-containing protein, with protein sequence MRRGSLVLLALIVIAGALCACSGTHLQKAQLSGATAKSVEREIHVERLLEGSQAQRLGIAPGDVIVEYDGKRVETPAELREAIAAASEPEIKLVIRRGEKLIDMTVQPGKLGVYLKVIARVHRMPDAKVIEGIEPLSWESGELISFVACVRRVLAHYGEQYDYKYLMGISGTAFRIQFFDNWCPSSPDPGCGFDCAEVLLRTLGRGSENYFMKTAFQNMPNALDEAQMRQKTIESIDKGLPVVAIDIVNVPEWGVITGYQNNKQDFFCRSYFDYGMTDYNIVEKTPWIAMTIGEKGESLSGEAAVRQSLAVAYKVGTTETFDGYFAGPAALKAWIAAIENEASFATISAKTPAEDDRCSTNAWIYETFEANRAVASDFLKTYADVFGKMRDATLQLAGIYDKQVELLKSGEENVVLPFAGDMRPWTQELRSKEAATLKEVLTLENEAIELIGTIMEVCEIPPYEDEGGRMKAEG encoded by the coding sequence ATGAGAAGGGGATCACTTGTTCTGTTGGCGTTGATTGTCATTGCTGGTGCCCTGTGTGCCTGCTCCGGAACACATCTTCAGAAAGCGCAGTTGTCGGGCGCTACGGCGAAGTCCGTGGAACGGGAGATTCACGTGGAGAGGCTGCTTGAGGGCAGCCAGGCGCAGAGGCTCGGCATCGCACCGGGAGATGTTATCGTTGAGTACGACGGCAAGAGGGTTGAGACGCCGGCTGAGCTGAGAGAGGCGATTGCTGCGGCATCCGAGCCGGAGATCAAGCTCGTCATTAGGCGTGGAGAGAAGCTGATAGACATGACGGTGCAGCCCGGCAAACTGGGTGTTTATCTGAAAGTGATAGCGCGAGTTCACAGAATGCCTGATGCGAAGGTCATCGAGGGTATCGAGCCGCTGTCCTGGGAAAGCGGTGAGCTGATCAGCTTCGTGGCATGTGTTCGGCGGGTCCTGGCCCATTATGGCGAGCAATATGACTACAAGTATCTGATGGGTATCTCAGGCACGGCTTTCAGGATACAGTTTTTCGACAACTGGTGCCCGAGCTCGCCGGACCCGGGCTGCGGCTTCGACTGTGCGGAGGTTCTGCTTCGCACGCTTGGCCGTGGAAGTGAAAACTATTTCATGAAGACGGCATTTCAGAATATGCCAAACGCTCTGGACGAGGCGCAGATGAGGCAGAAGACCATCGAGAGCATAGACAAGGGCTTGCCGGTCGTCGCCATCGATATCGTGAACGTGCCCGAATGGGGCGTCATAACCGGCTATCAGAACAACAAGCAGGACTTCTTCTGCCGCTCCTACTTCGACTACGGAATGACGGACTACAACATAGTAGAAAAGACCCCCTGGATTGCCATGACGATTGGCGAGAAGGGCGAGTCGCTCTCCGGCGAGGCTGCGGTGCGGCAGTCGTTGGCTGTCGCATACAAGGTGGGCACCACGGAGACGTTCGACGGATACTTCGCAGGTCCTGCGGCGCTTAAGGCATGGATAGCGGCGATTGAGAACGAGGCCTCGTTTGCGACTATCTCGGCCAAGACGCCGGCTGAGGACGACCGTTGTTCGACCAATGCTTGGATATACGAAACCTTTGAGGCGAACAGGGCGGTTGCGTCCGATTTTCTCAAGACCTATGCAGATGTGTTTGGCAAGATGCGCGACGCGACATTGCAGCTGGCGGGAATCTACGACAAGCAGGTTGAGCTCTTGAAGTCAGGCGAAGAGAATGTGGTCTTGCCCTTCGCGGGCGATATGAGGCCGTGGACACAGGAGCTTCGGAGCAAGGAGGCGGCCACGCTGAAGGAGGTTCTGACGCTCGAGAACGAGGCGATCGAGCTCATCGGCACCATCATGGAGGTCTGCGAGATTCCGCCATACGAGGACGAAGGCGGAAGGATGAAGGCGGAAGGATGA
- a CDS encoding glycosyltransferase family 2 protein: MGDSVAFVIVTFNSGQSIERCLSSITSQGISRRQIVVIDNASRDNTVEQIRKTKTSLTLILNDTNRGFAAACNQGTAEADADLIMLVNPDAQLRTDAVSKLQSAIHSDEHIGIVGPRLASLDGELLPSAFRFPTVFQELAFLLRLKPLLTSRPFRWAFGSLLASRFGQFDPHLRRRRVDTIVGACMLVRRSVWEILGGLDERFFLFYEEKDFCKRAHDAGFWTMFVPEAQAIHEVGASTRSNLLGAAIAKRISMMRYYSKHKRVAANITVRAAVLLTTLSHLALEILTLAIGQLSRAELGRRLRRWRPVIREALSTMKGRGE, from the coding sequence GTGGGAGATAGTGTCGCGTTCGTGATCGTAACGTTCAACTCCGGGCAAAGTATCGAGCGCTGTCTCAGCTCGATCACCTCGCAGGGAATATCCCGACGGCAGATAGTTGTGATTGACAACGCGTCCCGGGACAACACGGTCGAGCAGATCAGGAAGACCAAGACCAGCCTGACGTTGATCCTAAACGACACAAACCGCGGCTTCGCAGCAGCCTGCAATCAAGGTACAGCTGAAGCTGACGCCGACCTGATAATGCTCGTCAATCCCGACGCGCAGCTTAGAACTGATGCGGTCAGTAAACTTCAGTCCGCAATTCACTCAGATGAGCATATTGGTATTGTCGGACCAAGACTGGCGAGCCTCGATGGCGAGCTCTTGCCGTCCGCGTTTCGCTTCCCGACCGTGTTTCAGGAGCTCGCCTTCCTACTGAGACTGAAACCGCTCCTGACGTCGAGGCCGTTTCGATGGGCGTTCGGCAGCCTGCTAGCGAGCAGGTTCGGCCAGTTTGATCCGCATCTTAGGCGCCGTCGCGTGGACACTATCGTTGGGGCGTGTATGCTGGTGAGGCGCAGCGTTTGGGAGATATTGGGCGGCCTGGACGAGAGGTTCTTCCTGTTTTACGAGGAAAAGGACTTCTGTAAGCGGGCGCACGATGCGGGCTTCTGGACCATGTTTGTTCCAGAGGCCCAGGCCATCCACGAGGTCGGGGCGAGCACAAGATCAAACCTTCTGGGCGCCGCCATCGCAAAGCGAATAAGCATGATGCGCTACTACTCCAAGCACAAGCGCGTTGCGGCAAACATCACTGTCCGCGCAGCCGTCTTGCTGACCACGCTTTCTCATCTAGCTCTGGAGATTCTGACCCTAGCGATCGGCCAGCTGTCGCGAGCTGAGCTTGGCCGTCGGCTGCGCAGATGGCGGCCGGTGATTCGTGAGGCGCTGTCAACGATGAAGGGACGAGGAGAGTAG
- a CDS encoding BMC domain-containing protein: MHKRPTSIGLVELNSIAIGIQTGDAMLKAAFVDLLRASTICPGKYIVLVYGSVDAVRASVKAGRECGGENVVDHLIIPNIHPSVIPAIAAATDVQVVNAVGVIETFSAASSIVAADLAAKAADVELIEVRLANGIGGKSFVVLTGEVAAVQAAVAAGSAHPSEQGLLVKSVVIPSPHEDLRDALL; this comes from the coding sequence TTGCACAAACGACCCACAAGTATCGGACTGGTCGAACTCAACAGCATCGCTATCGGCATCCAGACCGGCGATGCGATGCTGAAGGCAGCTTTTGTGGACCTTTTGCGAGCATCGACCATCTGCCCCGGCAAATACATCGTGCTGGTCTATGGAAGCGTCGATGCCGTGCGTGCGTCAGTTAAGGCCGGCCGCGAGTGCGGCGGCGAGAACGTTGTGGACCATCTCATCATCCCCAACATTCATCCCTCTGTCATCCCGGCCATCGCGGCGGCGACCGACGTCCAAGTGGTGAACGCGGTTGGCGTCATCGAGACTTTCTCGGCCGCCTCGTCGATCGTTGCTGCGGACCTCGCCGCAAAGGCGGCTGACGTCGAGCTGATCGAGGTTCGGCTTGCGAACGGCATCGGGGGCAAGTCATTCGTCGTCCTGACGGGCGAGGTCGCGGCCGTTCAGGCGGCCGTTGCGGCTGGTTCTGCTCACCCGAGCGAGCAAGGGCTGCTGGTCAAGAGCGTCGTCATCCCGTCGCCCCACGAAGACCTGAGGGACGCCCTGCTCTAG
- a CDS encoding deoxyguanosinetriphosphate triphosphohydrolase, which translates to MTTFREQTQGRERGFLCEKAVLSSASRGRERDEPECPIRTCFQRDRDRIIHSKSFRRLKRKTQVFLKPQDDHYRTRLTHTLEVGQIARTIARALRLNEDLVEAIAMGHDLGHTPFGHSGEAALEEVHPGGFSHPVQSLRVVDVLEKDGRGLNLTFEVRDGIAKHSKGMKELMPSDRSDLPSTLEGQIVRISDIIAYVNHDIDDAVRAGILTQRSIPGEITSVLGTTHSGRIGTMVKDVITATGDVNMDFVAMSDEVRRATEEFRAFLHREVYSNPASVAEFEKAKYVLKQLYAYYLEHPDKVPVPACGQRPDNRNQVVCDYLAGMTDDYAIACYQEIFLPHSWARGESKGVLA; encoded by the coding sequence ATGACGACGTTTAGGGAACAGACCCAGGGGCGAGAGCGGGGCTTTCTGTGCGAGAAGGCCGTGCTCAGTTCGGCGAGCCGTGGTAGGGAGCGAGACGAGCCTGAATGCCCTATTAGAACCTGCTTTCAGCGCGACAGGGACCGTATCATCCACAGCAAGTCGTTCCGGCGGCTCAAGCGCAAGACGCAAGTTTTCCTAAAGCCCCAGGATGACCACTATCGAACGAGGTTGACGCACACGCTGGAAGTTGGGCAGATAGCCCGGACAATCGCTAGGGCACTTCGGCTCAACGAGGACTTAGTGGAGGCGATAGCGATGGGGCACGACCTCGGCCACACGCCGTTTGGTCATTCCGGCGAGGCTGCGCTGGAGGAGGTGCATCCGGGCGGCTTCAGCCATCCGGTGCAATCGCTTCGTGTCGTTGATGTCCTTGAGAAGGATGGCAGGGGGCTGAACCTCACGTTCGAGGTCCGGGACGGCATTGCCAAGCATTCAAAGGGCATGAAGGAGCTCATGCCAAGCGACCGCAGCGACCTCCCATCCACGTTGGAAGGCCAGATTGTCCGCATCTCAGACATCATAGCCTACGTCAATCACGACATCGACGACGCTGTCCGGGCGGGGATTCTCACGCAACGCTCGATACCCGGCGAGATCACGTCCGTTCTCGGAACGACCCATTCCGGCAGAATAGGCACAATGGTAAAAGACGTCATCACTGCAACCGGCGACGTCAACATGGACTTCGTCGCCATGAGCGATGAGGTCCGCCGCGCTACCGAGGAGTTTCGGGCGTTCTTGCATCGCGAGGTCTATAGCAATCCTGCGTCGGTTGCTGAGTTTGAGAAGGCCAAATACGTCCTCAAACAGCTTTACGCCTACTATCTTGAGCACCCCGATAAGGTCCCAGTCCCTGCCTGCGGACAGAGGCCCGACAATCGAAACCAGGTGGTCTGCGATTACCTGGCGGGCATGACTGACGACTATGCTATCGCCTGCTATCAAGAGATATTCCTTCCGCATTCCTGGGCAAGAGGAGAGAGCAAGGGTGTTCTTGCCTGA
- a CDS encoding DEAD/DEAH box helicase produces MSIRSLLETILASPDESRCVAEMREVPPRAARYADVRPPLGEELRAALSTIGIERLYAHQVKALSLARSGADIVVVSRTASGKSLCYNLPVLESLLAEPSRTAIYMFPTKALSNDQQAVLKRLWLQPGLAERVFSGVYDGDTNSYWRRKVRERANILITNPDMLHVGILPHHSRWVQLFANLSFVVLDEIHTYRGIFGSNVANVLRRLKRVCDSVRARPQFICCSATIGNPVELAERITGRRMTLVDDDAAPQSAKHFVIWNPPLEEADSVSRSDMMGQARRLIAGLVSSDIQTIAFTRTRMGAEVLCKNIKEDLIERKEELASRVKPYRGGYLAQERRQIEKSLAERKILAVISTTALQLGIDIGSLDACVMVGYPGTIAATWQQAGRAGRQQSESLVMLVAGPDPVDQYIANNPDYIFEKSPEKAVIDPDNPYILSQHISCAAVERPLTIEDEAYFGPLFLAIVKILQDEGRLKQIGQMWYWSSDEQPFLDVSLRTVTGDKLVIQVWDSQHRGDVIGEIDAASVPFIAHPEAIYIHDGETFRVTHLDYDRASVTVERVDVSYYTTPIMSHSIRITKMLEQRDFAGFRAGQCSVNVTSRTAGYAKRRFSTGAILGTKELALDAVVLDTMAAYVMISHEARDALSLEGLSALGGLVGLKNLIGVVAPLLAMCDRHDIGVVLDSDNLEAQSVFVFDRFEGGLGFAERVADSIEDVLSMCHKVVCGCPCATGCPSCVGTAGTERLAMGVLSGHVTAPRKDATRRLLELMLQTRSS; encoded by the coding sequence ATGAGCATTAGGTCTCTTCTCGAGACAATACTTGCCTCGCCGGACGAGAGCCGCTGCGTCGCGGAGATGCGTGAGGTCCCACCGCGGGCGGCGCGTTATGCCGACGTTAGGCCGCCCCTTGGGGAGGAGCTCCGCGCGGCGCTCTCGACGATTGGGATCGAGCGACTATATGCTCACCAGGTAAAGGCACTTAGTCTGGCAAGAAGCGGGGCAGACATAGTGGTCGTGTCGCGGACTGCGAGCGGCAAATCGCTCTGCTACAACCTTCCGGTCTTAGAGTCGCTGCTAGCGGAGCCGAGTCGCACGGCCATCTATATGTTCCCCACCAAGGCTCTTTCCAACGACCAGCAGGCTGTTCTCAAGCGGCTTTGGTTGCAGCCTGGGCTGGCCGAGCGGGTCTTTAGCGGCGTATATGATGGCGACACCAACAGCTATTGGCGCAGGAAGGTCCGCGAGCGCGCGAACATCCTCATCACAAACCCAGACATGCTCCACGTAGGCATATTGCCGCATCACTCAAGGTGGGTGCAGCTCTTTGCCAACCTCAGCTTCGTCGTGCTCGATGAAATACACACATACCGAGGGATATTCGGCTCAAACGTGGCCAACGTCTTGCGGCGCCTCAAGAGGGTCTGCGATTCTGTCAGGGCAAGGCCACAGTTCATCTGCTGCTCGGCCACTATCGGCAATCCAGTCGAGCTTGCCGAGCGCATAACGGGACGGAGGATGACGCTGGTTGACGACGACGCAGCGCCTCAGAGCGCCAAACACTTCGTAATCTGGAATCCGCCACTAGAAGAAGCTGACAGCGTTTCAAGGTCTGACATGATGGGTCAGGCTCGACGGCTCATAGCGGGCCTGGTCAGCTCAGACATCCAGACGATAGCCTTCACGAGAACCAGGATGGGTGCGGAGGTGCTCTGCAAGAACATCAAGGAAGACTTGATAGAGAGAAAGGAAGAACTCGCGAGCCGCGTCAAGCCCTATCGTGGAGGCTACCTCGCTCAGGAGCGTCGCCAGATCGAAAAGAGCCTTGCCGAGCGGAAGATTCTGGCAGTCATCAGCACCACAGCGCTCCAGCTTGGCATTGATATAGGCTCTCTGGACGCGTGCGTGATGGTCGGCTATCCGGGCACAATTGCGGCCACATGGCAGCAGGCGGGACGAGCAGGAAGGCAGCAATCGGAAAGCCTCGTGATGCTCGTCGCGGGGCCGGATCCCGTCGATCAATACATTGCAAACAATCCCGACTACATCTTTGAAAAAAGCCCAGAGAAGGCGGTGATTGACCCTGACAACCCCTATATCTTGTCGCAGCACATAAGCTGCGCCGCCGTCGAGCGACCTCTCACCATCGAGGATGAGGCCTATTTCGGCCCGCTTTTCTTGGCGATTGTTAAGATATTGCAGGACGAGGGCCGCCTCAAGCAGATAGGCCAGATGTGGTATTGGTCAAGCGATGAACAACCATTTCTCGACGTGAGTCTGAGAACCGTTACCGGTGACAAGCTTGTCATACAAGTCTGGGATAGCCAGCACCGAGGGGACGTCATCGGTGAGATAGACGCCGCGAGCGTGCCGTTCATCGCGCATCCCGAGGCGATTTACATCCACGATGGCGAGACGTTCCGCGTAACTCACCTCGATTACGATAGGGCTTCGGTTACAGTTGAGAGGGTGGACGTCTCGTACTACACCACGCCGATAATGAGCCATTCAATCAGGATTACGAAGATGCTAGAGCAGCGTGATTTCGCGGGCTTCAGGGCCGGGCAGTGTTCCGTCAACGTAACCTCCAGGACCGCAGGCTACGCCAAGCGGCGCTTCTCGACCGGCGCCATTCTCGGCACAAAGGAGCTGGCGCTCGACGCGGTTGTCCTTGACACAATGGCGGCCTACGTTATGATCTCACACGAGGCTAGGGACGCGCTTTCGCTCGAGGGTCTGTCTGCCCTGGGTGGTCTGGTGGGGCTCAAAAACCTCATCGGCGTTGTTGCCCCTCTTCTCGCGATGTGCGACCGGCACGACATTGGGGTCGTGCTGGACAGCGACAATCTCGAGGCGCAGTCGGTCTTCGTTTTCGACAGGTTCGAGGGCGGCCTGGGCTTCGCCGAGAGAGTCGCGGATAGTATCGAGGACGTGCTGTCAATGTGCCACAAGGTGGTCTGCGGATGCCCCTGTGCAACTGGCTGTCCCTCTTGCGTTGGGACTGCGGGCACCGAGCGACTGGCCATGGGCGTCCTCTCTGGCCACGTAACGGCGCCGCGAAAGGACGCCACGAGACGATTGCTTGAACTCATGTTACAAACGAGGAGCAGCTAG
- a CDS encoding geranylgeranyl reductase family protein has protein sequence MGLANEFEVLVVGGGPSGATCALNLAASGVEVALLEKESIPRFKLCAGGLSRRAQRHLGLDVSAAILNHVEALELLGHHRLRLRKESTTLFGSIVDRRRFDSIIVHEARKAGCVVIDNAEVRKATFADSDAKLTCGGGETFRSRAVLGADGARSVIRRSLGLKRLKHHGVTVMFELEPNGPATLAENVIKFDFGVVRDGYVWIFPRGKRFSVGLVTSRCRVSDPKSRILSYVAEDEALSGGFDVRFRGGSVVPFWTGEHALGNGGCILAGDAAGLIDSFVGEGLSWAIRSGQLAASAILSTRKRSRSYRHLHSAYFGLLKQEVLPELRRALWFGRFAYKCPELVFKGVSKLAHNRDLLGKLAQNEIPYRSLIADMLKQLVRLR, from the coding sequence GTGGGACTGGCGAATGAATTCGAGGTCTTAGTAGTCGGCGGCGGCCCGTCTGGGGCAACTTGTGCCCTGAACCTTGCGGCCAGTGGGGTCGAAGTTGCGCTTTTGGAGAAGGAGAGCATCCCACGATTCAAGCTCTGCGCAGGGGGGCTCAGCAGGCGTGCCCAGCGGCACCTGGGCCTCGATGTTTCCGCGGCGATTCTGAACCACGTTGAGGCGCTGGAGCTCTTAGGTCATCACCGCCTGAGACTGCGCAAGGAATCGACTACGCTCTTCGGCTCAATTGTGGACCGGCGGCGTTTTGACTCCATTATTGTGCATGAGGCGCGCAAGGCCGGCTGCGTCGTCATTGATAACGCCGAGGTCAGGAAGGCCACTTTTGCCGATTCGGACGCCAAATTGACGTGCGGAGGCGGCGAGACATTTCGCTCACGGGCAGTGCTCGGGGCCGACGGTGCGAGAAGCGTGATCAGGCGGAGTTTGGGCCTGAAACGGCTTAAGCATCACGGGGTAACGGTGATGTTCGAGCTGGAACCGAACGGGCCGGCCACGCTCGCCGAGAACGTGATCAAGTTCGATTTCGGTGTGGTGAGGGACGGATACGTATGGATATTCCCTCGGGGCAAGCGGTTCTCGGTGGGGCTTGTAACGTCAAGATGTCGCGTGAGCGACCCCAAGAGCAGGATTCTGTCCTACGTGGCCGAGGATGAGGCGCTCTCTGGGGGATTCGACGTGCGTTTCCGTGGCGGCTCTGTGGTCCCCTTCTGGACTGGAGAGCATGCGCTGGGAAATGGCGGCTGCATTCTCGCGGGCGACGCGGCCGGGCTCATTGACTCCTTTGTCGGCGAGGGTCTGAGCTGGGCAATCAGAAGCGGGCAGCTCGCCGCGTCAGCTATCCTGAGCACAAGGAAACGCAGCAGGTCATATCGCCACCTGCATTCTGCCTACTTTGGCCTCTTGAAGCAGGAAGTATTACCGGAGCTTAGGAGAGCGCTCTGGTTCGGGAGGTTCGCCTACAAGTGTCCCGAGCTGGTCTTCAAGGGCGTCTCGAAGCTCGCACACAACCGCGACTTGCTGGGCAAGCTAGCGCAAAACGAAATACCGTATAGATCGCTGATAGCAGACATGCTGAAGCAGCTGGTCCGTCTCCGGTGA
- a CDS encoding PHP domain-containing protein, whose protein sequence is MFLPEIDLHLHSTASDGIHHPKELVRMAKHLRLAAVSIADHDTLAGLDEAISEGSELGIEVVPGLEIGSYFQERSIHILGYFIDPQSEALADFVRSKRSARYARAAEMVRRLGAGGLPITMDEVLKVAQGGTLGRVHIARVLAENGVVATVSEGFNNYLRRGTPYYVPMLKPSPFEAIGIIKEAGGIASLAHPVFIREPLLKKLLPVLCKAGLGAIEVLCGFDADYGLSLEEHLLRCSMMGGIATDHELARSGGSDFHGLSVKAQEMGSAHVPMSFLDELKAKHQAIGA, encoded by the coding sequence GTGTTCTTGCCTGAGATTGACCTGCACCTGCACTCGACGGCCTCCGACGGCATCCACCACCCTAAAGAGCTGGTTCGCATGGCAAAGCATCTGCGCCTCGCCGCCGTCTCCATAGCCGACCATGACACGCTCGCCGGCCTTGACGAGGCAATCAGCGAGGGCAGCGAATTGGGCATTGAGGTCGTCCCCGGGCTAGAGATCGGCTCCTACTTCCAGGAGAGATCGATTCACATTCTAGGCTACTTCATCGATCCTCAAAGCGAGGCCTTGGCGGACTTCGTCAGATCGAAGCGCTCGGCTCGTTATGCTCGGGCCGCTGAGATGGTGAGGCGGCTTGGTGCGGGCGGCCTTCCGATCACAATGGACGAAGTCCTAAAGGTGGCCCAGGGCGGGACATTGGGCCGGGTACACATTGCGCGAGTTCTTGCCGAGAATGGCGTTGTGGCTACAGTTAGCGAGGGTTTCAACAATTATCTGAGGCGCGGCACGCCTTACTATGTCCCGATGCTCAAGCCGAGCCCCTTTGAGGCAATTGGCATTATCAAGGAAGCAGGCGGGATCGCGTCGCTCGCGCATCCTGTGTTCATACGTGAGCCCCTCCTAAAAAAGCTCCTGCCGGTGCTGTGCAAAGCGGGTCTGGGCGCGATTGAGGTGCTGTGCGGTTTTGACGCAGACTACGGGCTGAGCCTGGAGGAACATCTTCTCAGGTGCTCAATGATGGGAGGGATAGCCACAGACCATGAGCTCGCCAGGAGCGGCGGGTCTGACTTTCACGGACTCTCGGTTAAGGCACAAGAGATGGGCTCCGCGCACGTGCCCATGTCGTTCCTCGACGAGCTCAAGGCGAAACATCAGGCAATAGGGGCCTAG